A genomic window from Candidatus Kouleothrix ribensis includes:
- a CDS encoding CDP-alcohol phosphatidyltransferase family protein → MKPTLTRFRATYEQITIPLGRLCLRIGLTPDMLTLISLCMGGIAAYAVSRRAFLVGVLLILLMTAADVLDGATARAGDLSSPAGMLFDHVVDRYAEFFILLGIMLSGVVAPGWSMFALFGMVMASYVRARAEASGKVASCDVGFAGRPEKLTALVIGMLLQPFFPQLGLLQWAVIAVGVFSHITALQRLLYARRVILGDQRRPRLPKRQGLV, encoded by the coding sequence ATGAAACCGACGCTTACTCGCTTTCGTGCGACCTACGAGCAGATTACCATCCCGCTTGGCCGCCTGTGCTTGCGTATCGGGCTGACACCCGACATGCTGACACTGATCAGCCTATGTATGGGCGGAATCGCAGCATACGCCGTGTCGCGCCGGGCCTTTCTGGTGGGAGTGCTGCTCATTTTGCTCATGACTGCCGCCGATGTGCTCGATGGCGCTACCGCGCGCGCTGGCGATCTTTCTAGCCCGGCCGGCATGCTGTTCGACCACGTCGTTGATCGCTACGCTGAGTTCTTTATTCTGCTCGGCATCATGCTCAGCGGCGTGGTGGCACCCGGCTGGTCGATGTTCGCGCTGTTCGGCATGGTGATGGCCAGCTATGTGCGCGCACGCGCCGAGGCCAGCGGTAAGGTCGCTTCGTGCGATGTCGGCTTTGCCGGCCGCCCCGAGAAGCTGACCGCGCTGGTGATAGGCATGTTGCTGCAGCCGTTCTTCCCGCAGCTCGGCTTGCTACAATGGGCCGTGATTGCTGTCGGGGTGTTCTCACATATCACGGCGCTCCAACGCTTATTGTACGCCCGCCGAGTCATCCTGGGCGATCAGCGCCGCCCGCGCCTGCCCAAGCGCCAGGGGCTGGTGTAG
- a CDS encoding HU family DNA-binding protein, whose translation MQKTDFVKSVAERAGVSQKEAKLVVDAALDIITDTLKKGEKVTLTGFGTFEVRQRQEREGVNPQTRQKIKISATKTPGFSASSTLKEAVKGG comes from the coding sequence ATGCAAAAGACCGACTTCGTTAAATCGGTAGCCGAACGGGCTGGCGTTTCGCAAAAAGAGGCCAAACTGGTCGTCGATGCGGCGCTAGATATTATCACCGACACCCTGAAAAAAGGCGAGAAGGTGACCCTGACCGGCTTCGGCACATTCGAAGTACGGCAGCGGCAAGAGCGCGAAGGTGTCAACCCACAGACTCGCCAGAAGATCAAGATCTCGGCGACCAAGACACCCGGCTTTAGCGCTAGCAGCACATTGAAGGAAGCGGTTAAGGGCGGCTAG
- a CDS encoding branched-chain amino acid ABC transporter permease, which yields MNTTLLLQQFLNGLAIGGVYAIFALGYTLVFSILRIINFAHGAVFTLGAYFTYLLTGSVVNTNGVLAGLFRELFGRPGLPLALPFVVAMIAGAGLAGLTGVAIERLAFRPLRARGADPLLTLVSSLGVAIALVNMIQYLFGAEIYTFPANPFGALPAAVNFGGPGRPVPVRTVQIIIFGVSMLIVVVLTLLINATRTGKALRAVAEDGVTASLLGINTDRLILLTFFLSGFLGGIAGTLVGLSVSIAGPYFGIAFGLKGLAVIVLGGLGDIPGAVVGGFVIGLAEAFVPAQYVAYKDAVAFALLFIMLLARPQGLLGRAIVQKV from the coding sequence ATGAATACGACCCTGCTCTTACAGCAGTTCCTCAACGGCCTCGCGATCGGTGGTGTCTACGCGATCTTCGCGCTGGGCTACACGCTGGTCTTCTCGATTCTGCGGATCATCAACTTCGCGCATGGCGCGGTGTTCACCCTCGGCGCGTACTTCACCTACCTGCTAACCGGCTCAGTCGTCAATACAAACGGCGTGCTGGCCGGGCTGTTTCGCGAGCTATTCGGCCGGCCAGGGCTACCACTCGCGCTGCCATTCGTTGTGGCCATGATCGCCGGGGCCGGGCTGGCCGGGCTGACGGGCGTAGCGATCGAGCGGCTGGCGTTTCGCCCGCTGCGCGCGCGCGGCGCCGACCCGCTGCTGACGCTGGTGTCGAGCCTGGGTGTGGCAATTGCGCTGGTGAATATGATCCAGTACCTGTTCGGCGCCGAGATCTACACCTTTCCGGCTAACCCCTTCGGCGCACTGCCGGCCGCCGTGAACTTCGGTGGGCCGGGCCGGCCGGTGCCGGTGCGCACGGTGCAGATCATTATCTTCGGTGTGTCGATGCTGATTGTGGTGGTGCTGACCCTCCTGATCAACGCTACACGCACCGGCAAGGCGCTGCGCGCGGTGGCCGAAGATGGCGTGACCGCCAGCCTGCTGGGGATCAACACCGACCGGCTGATCCTGCTGACATTCTTTCTGAGCGGGTTTCTGGGCGGCATTGCCGGCACGCTGGTCGGGCTGAGCGTAAGCATCGCCGGGCCATACTTCGGCATAGCGTTCGGCCTGAAGGGGCTGGCGGTGATCGTGCTGGGTGGCCTGGGCGACATCCCCGGCGCGGTGGTTGGCGGCTTCGTGATCGGGCTGGCCGAGGCGTTTGTGCCGGCGCAGTATGTGGCGTACAAAGACGCGGTGGCCTTCGCGCTCTTGTTCATTATGCTGCTGGCCCGGCCGCAGGGCCTGCTGGGGCGCGCCATAGTACAAAAAGTATGA
- a CDS encoding ABC transporter substrate-binding protein produces the protein MGAVLLALAFVLAACGQAPSTAAPTAAPAASQPSAAPVADAPTAAPGTGGTSGDPIPIGIAVAQTSNVALLGQEQVIGAQIAEEFFNKRGGINGRPIKLVFQDTAGDEQGAINAFNTLINSDKVVGIVGPTLSQQAFSADPIADRAQVPVLGPSNTAKGIPQIGDYIARVSAPVAVVAPNAVKVALAQNPNIKKVAVLFAQNDAFSKSETGTFQRTVTETFKLELATVQTFQTTDTDFTAQATNVLAVQPDLVIISGLAADGGNLVKQLRDLGYTGPIIGGNGLNTANIFPVCKAQCDGILIAQAYSYESSSEINKAFRDAYKAKQNKEPPQFSAQAFAGVQVFVDALSALDKTNKLADMDLATLRTQLNKQILAGSYDTPLGKISFTPEGEVNQEQFYVAQIKMDADGANGTFTFVK, from the coding sequence ATGGGCGCCGTGCTGCTAGCGCTGGCATTCGTGCTGGCGGCCTGCGGCCAGGCACCCAGCACAGCCGCCCCCACCGCCGCGCCGGCGGCCAGCCAGCCTAGCGCCGCACCAGTCGCAGATGCACCCACCGCCGCACCAGGCACCGGCGGCACGTCCGGCGATCCAATCCCAATCGGGATCGCCGTAGCGCAGACTAGCAACGTCGCGCTGCTAGGCCAGGAACAAGTGATCGGCGCACAGATCGCCGAAGAATTCTTCAACAAGCGCGGCGGCATCAATGGGCGGCCGATCAAGCTCGTATTCCAGGATACTGCCGGCGACGAGCAGGGCGCGATCAACGCCTTCAACACCCTGATCAATAGCGACAAGGTTGTCGGCATCGTCGGCCCGACGCTCTCGCAGCAGGCCTTCTCGGCCGACCCGATCGCCGACCGTGCGCAGGTGCCGGTACTCGGCCCATCGAACACCGCCAAGGGCATCCCGCAGATCGGCGACTACATCGCACGCGTGTCGGCGCCGGTGGCCGTGGTGGCGCCCAACGCCGTGAAGGTGGCGCTGGCTCAGAACCCGAATATCAAGAAAGTCGCGGTGCTGTTCGCCCAGAACGACGCATTCAGCAAGTCGGAGACCGGCACATTCCAGCGAACCGTCACCGAAACCTTCAAGCTCGAGCTGGCTACCGTGCAGACCTTCCAAACCACCGACACCGACTTCACCGCGCAGGCCACCAACGTGCTGGCGGTGCAGCCCGACCTGGTGATCATCTCGGGCCTGGCAGCCGACGGCGGCAACCTGGTCAAGCAGCTGCGCGACCTGGGCTACACCGGCCCGATCATCGGCGGCAATGGCCTGAACACCGCGAACATCTTCCCGGTGTGCAAGGCGCAGTGCGACGGCATTTTGATCGCGCAGGCCTATAGCTACGAGAGCAGCTCCGAGATCAACAAAGCCTTCCGCGACGCCTACAAAGCCAAGCAGAACAAAGAGCCGCCGCAGTTCAGCGCCCAGGCGTTCGCGGGCGTGCAGGTGTTTGTCGATGCGCTAAGTGCGCTCGACAAGACCAACAAGCTGGCCGATATGGACCTGGCGACGCTGCGCACCCAGCTGAACAAGCAGATCCTGGCCGGCAGCTACGACACACCGCTCGGCAAGATCTCATTCACCCCCGAGGGCGAGGTCAATCAAGAGCAGTTCTATGTCGCCCAGATCAAGATGGACGCCGACGGCGCGAACGGCACGTTCACCTTCGTCAAGTAA
- a CDS encoding ABC transporter ATP-binding protein: protein MTMLLELKQLSVNYGGIQAVQNVSLQVQAGEVVTLIGANGAGKTTTLRAISRLINPRSGTIIYDGHEITRARPDQAVRMGIAQSPEGRRMLARQTVLDNLQLGAYTRRDRAGIAADIEQQFKRFPRLAERANQLAGTLSGGEQQMLAIARALMSRPRLLLLDEPSLGLAPLFVREIFAIIRELHAAGVTILLVEQNANLALQSADRGYVLEAGQLTIAGAASDLLNDERVRRAYLG from the coding sequence ATGACAATGCTGCTCGAACTCAAACAGCTCAGCGTCAACTACGGCGGCATCCAGGCCGTCCAGAACGTCTCGCTGCAGGTGCAGGCCGGCGAAGTGGTGACACTAATCGGCGCGAACGGTGCGGGTAAAACCACCACGCTGCGGGCGATCTCGCGGCTGATCAACCCGCGCAGCGGCACGATCATATACGATGGGCACGAGATCACGCGTGCGCGGCCCGACCAGGCCGTGCGCATGGGTATTGCGCAAAGCCCCGAGGGCCGGCGTATGCTGGCGCGCCAGACGGTGCTCGACAATTTGCAGCTAGGGGCCTACACCCGCCGTGATCGCGCCGGCATTGCCGCCGACATCGAACAGCAGTTCAAGCGCTTCCCGCGCCTGGCCGAGCGCGCCAACCAACTGGCCGGCACACTCTCGGGCGGCGAGCAGCAGATGTTGGCGATTGCCCGCGCGCTGATGAGCCGGCCGCGGCTATTGCTGCTCGACGAGCCGTCGCTCGGGCTGGCGCCGCTGTTTGTGCGCGAGATCTTCGCGATCATCCGCGAGCTGCACGCTGCCGGCGTCACCATCCTGCTGGTCGAACAGAATGCCAACCTGGCGCTCCAGAGCGCCGATCGCGGCTATGTGCTCGAGGCCGGCCAGCTCACGATCGCTGGTGCCGCGAGCGACCTGCTGAACGACGAGCGTGTGCGCCGGGCCTACCTGGGCTAA
- a CDS encoding branched-chain amino acid ABC transporter permease, producing the protein MTAFINTYGFLITSMVLAAMLALSLYLPLMAGQLSLAGPGFYALGGYIAAVMSTKYFPPSAGGFPIWQLLVEIALAALASGVLAVVVGVPALRLRGIYLALATIAFVEILRVLSLNLEITGGAVGIFGIPQPFRTQVGYLQIAGPMLLLSMFFVYRLERIRVGRAFIAIREDELAADAMGISPTRYKVLAFTMGAVLAGMVGAISAHFLNTWNARQGTFDASISYLAFVLIGGSRTFVGPVVGGLVLTALPELLRALAGLGGLPAWLVQFLRDGRLIIFGLLIALGTVFFPQGLITPDMLSRWRRNGP; encoded by the coding sequence ATGACCGCTTTTATCAATACTTACGGCTTTCTGATCACCTCGATGGTGCTGGCGGCAATGCTGGCGCTCTCGCTGTACCTGCCCCTCATGGCCGGGCAGCTCTCGCTTGCCGGGCCGGGCTTCTATGCCCTGGGCGGCTATATTGCCGCTGTTATGTCGACCAAATACTTTCCGCCGAGCGCAGGCGGCTTCCCGATCTGGCAGTTGCTGGTCGAGATCGCGCTGGCTGCGCTGGCCTCGGGCGTGCTGGCGGTAGTGGTAGGCGTGCCGGCGCTCCGGCTGCGCGGGATCTACCTAGCCCTAGCGACGATCGCGTTTGTCGAGATCTTGCGGGTGCTGTCGTTGAACCTCGAGATCACCGGCGGTGCCGTCGGCATCTTCGGCATCCCGCAGCCATTCCGCACGCAGGTGGGCTACCTGCAGATCGCCGGGCCGATGCTGCTACTGAGCATGTTCTTCGTGTACCGGCTCGAGCGCATCCGCGTCGGGCGCGCGTTCATCGCCATCCGCGAAGACGAGCTGGCAGCCGATGCGATGGGCATCAGCCCGACGCGCTACAAGGTGCTGGCGTTTACCATGGGCGCGGTGCTGGCCGGCATGGTCGGCGCGATCAGCGCGCACTTTCTAAACACCTGGAATGCGCGCCAGGGCACCTTCGATGCCAGCATCAGCTACCTGGCGTTTGTGCTGATCGGCGGCTCGCGCACCTTCGTCGGCCCGGTGGTGGGTGGCCTGGTGCTCACAGCGCTGCCCGAGCTGCTGCGCGCCCTGGCCGGGTTGGGCGGGTTGCCGGCCTGGCTGGTGCAGTTCTTGCGCGATGGCCGGCTGATCATCTTCGGACTGCTGATCGCGCTCGGCACGGTGTTCTTTCCACAGGGGCTGATCACGCCCGACATGCTGAGCCGCTGGCGGAGGAACGGCCCATGA
- a CDS encoding O-antigen ligase family protein yields MQRQTIIAAWCERIIEGGWLLALVLIPSYFNLLSSRHFEPDKATSLRAIVLIMAAAALVRVLEASGRRPAASAASGGATRAWWRQLTAIPLALPTGLYALIFLVTTATSVVPGTSFWGSYQRLQGTYTNLSYMGLATLIVLTLRRREQLERLITVAILGSLPAIGYGLVQHYQIDPLPWKGDVISRVASTMGNSIFVAAYLLMIVPFALYRVVTAFHAARQATEPGDRADFGWGAAYLLLTLGSLALLLAVTKFGAVVRSFDVATNVPDLRYWWVYPAALIVVCGLYIVPTLRPHASDRSAGLIWPGLLLLGFTLLLGLAYLLGQAAGAQVVQSRPGRDDANWPIWLIGALVLVAAAYALFYTLPRRAAPSRRLLQLQGLGMLVISGFLLLTIFYTQSRGPWIGMGAALFVFFTLLLWRAYRHARGGAAAGLYRNLLIGEVVLVLVLGAFVAAFNVSNAPVFQQLRSVPYIGRMGTLLETDTGTGLVRRLIWTGDDKAGGAVALITSDPLRMLIGWGPESMFVAFNRFYPPALANIEARGASPDRSHEAYLDELVTKGVLGLAGYLFVIISFFALAWRLIGRVDDWRIQVLCIAGVAIVAGHSVEGLTGIPIVSTLMMLWVTLAVIVVAGGLAGQYSLDRAEPALVPEPAAEAPAAPKGAANRGGRRQGAVTRGAAQGRAARGRAASSANPLKLLVYGLIGVFALAGVWFFNADNVYADMRFQQGQILSDNPNSNYEQLLLGTGYYLDAIRMEPRQDFYYLNLGRSLMSLADVKRQSANGQLGQPKPNASVNDLLDTANAQAAEQLVYQQAPLETISYAQAVLERARQLNTLNKDHYANLARLHNFWFGRLEQNPAQLRDSIEWYRQGIAIAPQDVTILNEYASALALMGNYLHTQGNDAESQSYYQQASELLAKSKQLDPRYADTDLRLSEVLRLQGRTAEAVDQYLKLIAANPHAIDTQVSAVADSLRDQPDQLARLRGAYVDAATKQPDDATLQSFIGLLSVRLNDLPSATSAFARWTQLQPQNIDARRNYTLVLSETQQYAQAASQAQSMLALAQQQRASQDQLNAYQSLVNFFTAKAQGG; encoded by the coding sequence TTGCAACGACAGACCATTATCGCTGCCTGGTGCGAACGGATTATCGAGGGCGGCTGGCTGCTGGCCCTGGTGCTCATCCCCAGCTACTTCAACCTGCTCTCGTCGCGGCACTTCGAGCCGGATAAAGCCACCTCGCTACGCGCAATCGTGCTGATCATGGCCGCTGCCGCGCTCGTCCGTGTACTCGAGGCTTCGGGGCGGCGCCCGGCCGCAAGTGCGGCTTCTGGCGGTGCCACGCGGGCCTGGTGGCGGCAGCTTACCGCTATACCGCTGGCGCTGCCCACCGGGCTGTACGCGCTGATATTCCTCGTCACCACTGCTACATCGGTAGTGCCCGGCACCAGCTTCTGGGGGTCGTACCAGCGCCTACAGGGCACCTACACCAACCTTTCGTACATGGGCCTGGCGACGCTGATCGTGCTGACGCTGCGCCGCCGCGAGCAGCTCGAGCGGCTGATCACGGTGGCGATCCTGGGCAGCCTGCCGGCGATCGGCTATGGCCTGGTGCAACACTACCAGATCGACCCGCTGCCATGGAAAGGCGACGTGATCTCGCGCGTGGCCTCGACCATGGGCAACTCGATCTTTGTCGCGGCCTACCTGCTGATGATTGTGCCGTTCGCGCTCTACCGTGTGGTTACGGCCTTCCACGCGGCGCGCCAGGCCACCGAGCCGGGTGATCGCGCCGATTTCGGCTGGGGCGCGGCCTACCTGCTGCTGACGCTCGGCAGCCTGGCACTGCTGCTGGCCGTCACGAAGTTTGGCGCGGTGGTGCGCTCGTTCGACGTGGCCACCAACGTGCCCGACCTGCGCTACTGGTGGGTCTACCCGGCTGCGCTGATCGTTGTGTGCGGCCTGTATATTGTGCCGACGCTGCGCCCGCACGCGTCCGATCGCAGCGCCGGGCTGATCTGGCCAGGGCTGCTGCTGCTCGGCTTCACGCTGCTGTTGGGCCTGGCCTATCTGCTCGGCCAGGCTGCCGGCGCCCAGGTCGTGCAGTCGCGGCCAGGCCGCGACGACGCCAACTGGCCAATCTGGCTGATCGGCGCGCTGGTGCTGGTGGCGGCAGCCTATGCGCTGTTCTATACACTGCCGCGCCGCGCCGCGCCCTCGCGCCGGCTGCTGCAGCTCCAGGGCCTGGGCATGCTGGTGATTAGCGGCTTTCTGTTGCTGACGATCTTCTACACCCAGAGCCGCGGGCCGTGGATCGGCATGGGCGCCGCGCTGTTTGTCTTCTTCACGCTGCTGCTCTGGCGCGCGTACCGGCATGCGCGCGGCGGGGCGGCGGCCGGGCTGTATCGCAACCTGCTGATCGGCGAGGTCGTGCTGGTGCTGGTGCTCGGCGCCTTCGTGGCTGCGTTCAACGTCTCGAACGCGCCGGTGTTCCAGCAGCTGCGCAGCGTGCCGTATATCGGCCGTATGGGCACGCTGCTCGAAACCGATACCGGCACCGGCCTGGTACGCCGGCTGATCTGGACCGGCGACGATAAGGCCGGCGGCGCGGTGGCGCTGATTACTTCTGACCCGCTGCGTATGCTGATCGGCTGGGGGCCTGAGAGCATGTTCGTGGCGTTTAACCGGTTCTACCCGCCCGCGCTGGCGAATATCGAGGCGCGCGGCGCTTCGCCCGACCGCTCGCACGAGGCGTACCTCGATGAGCTGGTGACGAAAGGCGTGCTTGGGCTGGCCGGCTACCTGTTCGTGATTATCAGCTTTTTCGCGCTGGCCTGGCGGCTGATCGGCCGTGTCGATGATTGGCGCATTCAGGTGCTGTGTATTGCCGGGGTTGCGATTGTGGCCGGTCATAGCGTCGAGGGCCTCACCGGCATCCCGATCGTCTCGACGCTGATGATGCTGTGGGTCACGCTCGCCGTGATTGTGGTGGCGGGCGGGCTGGCCGGCCAGTACTCGCTCGACCGCGCCGAGCCGGCGCTGGTGCCCGAGCCGGCCGCCGAGGCGCCGGCAGCGCCCAAGGGTGCCGCTAATCGGGGTGGCCGCCGCCAGGGCGCGGTGACCCGCGGGGCAGCCCAGGGCCGCGCCGCGCGCGGGCGCGCGGCCAGCAGCGCCAACCCACTCAAACTGCTGGTATACGGCCTGATCGGCGTGTTCGCGCTGGCGGGCGTGTGGTTCTTCAACGCCGACAATGTCTATGCCGATATGCGTTTCCAGCAGGGCCAGATTCTCAGCGACAACCCCAACTCGAACTACGAGCAGCTGTTGCTGGGCACAGGCTACTACCTCGACGCGATCCGCATGGAGCCGCGCCAGGATTTCTACTACCTGAACCTGGGCCGCAGCCTCATGAGCCTGGCCGATGTCAAACGCCAGTCGGCCAATGGCCAGCTGGGCCAGCCCAAGCCTAACGCCAGCGTCAACGACCTGCTCGATACGGCAAATGCGCAGGCCGCCGAGCAGCTGGTGTATCAGCAGGCGCCCCTGGAGACCATCAGCTACGCCCAGGCGGTGCTTGAGCGTGCCCGCCAGCTCAACACCCTGAACAAGGATCACTACGCAAACCTGGCGCGGCTGCACAACTTCTGGTTTGGCCGGCTCGAGCAGAACCCCGCGCAACTGCGCGATTCGATCGAATGGTACCGGCAGGGGATTGCGATCGCGCCGCAGGACGTGACGATCCTGAACGAGTATGCCAGCGCGCTGGCGCTGATGGGCAACTATCTGCATACCCAGGGCAACGACGCCGAGTCGCAGAGCTACTACCAGCAGGCCAGCGAGCTACTGGCGAAGTCGAAGCAGCTCGACCCACGCTACGCCGACACCGATCTGCGCCTGTCGGAGGTGCTGCGGCTGCAGGGCCGCACGGCCGAGGCCGTCGACCAGTACCTCAAGCTGATCGCCGCTAACCCGCACGCGATCGATACCCAGGTATCGGCGGTGGCCGATAGCCTGCGCGATCAGCCCGACCAGCTTGCGCGGCTGCGGGGCGCGTATGTTGATGCGGCCACGAAGCAGCCCGACGATGCCACGCTCCAGTCGTTCATCGGGTTGCTGTCGGTGCGCCTGAATGATCTGCCCAGCGCCACGAGCGCATTCGCGCGCTGGACGCAGCTGCAGCCGCAGAATATCGATGCGCGGCGCAACTATACACTGGTGCTGAGCGAAACCCAGCAGTATGCCCAGGCAGCCAGCCAGGCGCAGAGCATGCTGGCGCTGGCCCAGCAGCAGCGCGCCTCGCAAGATCAGCTCAACGCCTACCAGAGTCTGGTCAACTTCTTCACGGCTAAAGCGCAGGGCGGGTAG
- the recN gene encoding DNA repair protein RecN: MLVELNIRDFAIIDRLSLRLDQGFNVLTGETGAGKSIIIDALGSLRGERVDPTFVRAGCERARVEGVFSVADCPDVIPVLGEYGLWDEEDDQIILTREVSAESGRSVARVNGRAVNASILREIGGRLVDIHGQHEGLSLFNTRTHGDMLDRYGGLVPLRSQVAEKVGALRRVRDELSELHKAAASRAERITELRYLLEDVAQAKLRPGEEAELAHERTLVQNGARITDLVNSAYTLLYAGDEAGRRPVKPIVETLATVGDALAELARLDPQVARMAEQASELLYTLEDLSAQVRAYRDAMEFDPARLDAIEDRLTLIRDMQRKYRGSLDEILARAASAEAEIERLTHSAEHLAALEQHEARLLNEAGTLSAELSRRRRAMGDKLAQAVEGAMRDLAMPHVRFYVGLAHQEDPNGVPVPVEPGAPAGQPSGERAQTPQFKTLNFDKTGIDKIEFLLSPNPGEPLKPLARIASGGESARLLLALKSILSRVDDVPTLVFDEVDVGVGGRAGHVVGEKLWGISDRHQVICITHLAQVAAFGDSHYAITKSFSADRTRTAVERLVFEQRVDELAAMLDGVPLSDHSRRSAREMLDRVAGFKAQPQRQAEPIAAVK, encoded by the coding sequence ATGCTAGTTGAGCTGAATATTCGCGACTTCGCAATTATTGATCGCCTGAGCCTGCGGCTCGATCAGGGCTTCAATGTGCTCACTGGCGAGACGGGCGCCGGCAAATCGATCATTATCGACGCGCTGGGTTCACTGCGTGGCGAACGGGTCGACCCGACCTTCGTGCGGGCTGGCTGTGAGCGCGCACGAGTCGAGGGCGTGTTTAGCGTCGCCGATTGCCCCGACGTGATTCCAGTGCTGGGCGAATATGGCCTGTGGGACGAAGAGGATGATCAGATCATCCTGACGCGCGAGGTTAGCGCCGAGAGTGGCCGCAGTGTGGCCCGCGTCAACGGCCGGGCTGTCAACGCCTCGATTCTACGCGAGATCGGCGGCCGGCTGGTCGATATCCATGGCCAGCACGAAGGCCTCTCGCTGTTCAATACGCGCACCCATGGCGATATGCTCGATCGCTACGGCGGGCTGGTTCCACTGCGTAGCCAGGTTGCCGAGAAGGTTGGTGCGCTGCGCCGTGTGCGCGACGAGCTGAGCGAGCTGCACAAGGCGGCTGCCAGCCGCGCCGAGCGCATCACCGAGCTGCGCTATCTACTCGAGGATGTCGCCCAGGCCAAGCTGCGGCCAGGCGAAGAGGCCGAACTGGCGCACGAGCGCACCCTGGTGCAGAATGGCGCGCGGATCACCGACCTGGTGAACTCGGCCTATACGCTGCTGTATGCCGGCGATGAAGCCGGCCGGCGGCCGGTCAAGCCGATCGTTGAGACGCTTGCAACCGTGGGCGATGCGCTGGCCGAGCTGGCGCGGCTCGATCCGCAGGTGGCGCGCATGGCCGAGCAGGCCAGCGAGCTGCTGTACACGCTCGAGGATCTTTCGGCGCAGGTGCGCGCCTACCGCGACGCGATGGAGTTCGACCCGGCACGGCTCGATGCGATCGAGGATCGGCTGACGCTGATCCGCGACATGCAGCGCAAGTATCGCGGCTCGCTCGATGAAATCCTGGCGCGCGCGGCGTCGGCCGAGGCAGAGATTGAGCGCCTGACCCATAGTGCCGAGCACCTGGCCGCGCTCGAGCAGCACGAGGCGCGCCTGCTCAACGAGGCCGGCACGCTCTCTGCCGAGCTGTCGCGCCGCCGCCGCGCGATGGGCGACAAACTGGCGCAGGCGGTCGAAGGCGCGATGCGCGACCTGGCGATGCCGCACGTGCGCTTCTATGTAGGGCTGGCGCACCAGGAAGACCCGAATGGCGTGCCGGTGCCGGTTGAACCTGGCGCGCCGGCTGGGCAGCCTTCGGGTGAACGTGCGCAAACCCCACAATTCAAAACCCTGAACTTCGACAAGACCGGCATCGATAAGATCGAGTTTTTGCTCTCGCCGAACCCCGGTGAGCCGCTCAAGCCGCTGGCGCGGATCGCCTCGGGCGGCGAAAGCGCGCGGCTGCTGCTGGCGCTCAAGTCGATCCTCTCGCGCGTCGACGATGTGCCGACGCTGGTGTTCGACGAAGTCGATGTCGGCGTGGGCGGCCGGGCCGGCCATGTCGTCGGCGAGAAGCTGTGGGGCATCAGCGATCGGCATCAGGTGATCTGCATCACCCACCTGGCCCAGGTAGCCGCGTTCGGCGACTCGCACTATGCGATTACGAAATCGTTCAGCGCCGACCGCACCCGCACCGCTGTTGAGCGCCTGGTGTTCGAGCAGCGCGTCGATGAGCTGGCGGCCATGCTCGATGGCGTGCCGCTTAGCGATCATAGCCGCCGTAGCGCGCGCGAGATGCTCGACCGGGTGGCGGGCTTCAAGGCCCAGCCTCAGCGCCAGGCCGAGCCGATCGCCGCTGTGAAATAG
- a CDS encoding ABC transporter ATP-binding protein, whose amino-acid sequence MTEAAPGATAAPPAADTVLEARGMTRRFGGLVAVNNVSFDVRRGEIFGLIGPNGAGKTTLFNLITGLTLPSSGTLLYRGTNITGQRPHRIAAQGIARTFQNIRLFGELSALQNVMIAQHVHTRTGILGGVFGLPPSPQEERSVRTRAHELLELVGLAGRAQNKARNFAYGDQRRLEIARALALRPQVLLLDEPAAGMNPNEKQALTEFIRRVRTDFNLTILLIEHHVPLVMGLCDRIAVLDFGQLIALGDPAHVQNDPAVIEAYLGE is encoded by the coding sequence ATGACCGAGGCAGCGCCCGGCGCCACGGCCGCGCCACCCGCCGCAGACACCGTGCTGGAGGCACGCGGCATGACCCGGCGCTTCGGCGGCCTGGTGGCGGTGAATAATGTCTCGTTCGACGTGCGGCGCGGCGAGATCTTCGGCCTGATCGGGCCAAACGGCGCAGGCAAGACCACGCTGTTCAACCTGATCACCGGGCTGACACTGCCAAGCAGCGGCACACTGCTGTATCGCGGCACGAACATCACCGGGCAGCGCCCGCACCGGATCGCGGCCCAGGGCATCGCGCGCACCTTCCAGAACATCCGCCTGTTTGGCGAGCTGTCGGCGCTTCAGAATGTGATGATCGCCCAGCACGTACACACGCGCACCGGCATACTCGGCGGCGTATTCGGCCTGCCGCCGTCGCCCCAGGAAGAGCGCAGCGTGCGCACCCGCGCGCACGAACTGCTCGAGCTGGTGGGCCTGGCCGGCCGTGCCCAGAACAAAGCCCGCAACTTCGCCTATGGCGACCAGAGGCGGCTCGAGATCGCGCGGGCGCTGGCGCTCAGGCCGCAGGTGCTGCTGCTCGATGAGCCGGCCGCCGGCATGAACCCGAACGAGAAGCAGGCCCTGACCGAGTTCATTCGCCGCGTGCGCACCGATTTTAACCTGACCATCCTGCTGATCGAGCATCACGTGCCGCTGGTGATGGGCCTGTGCGACCGGATCGCCGTGCTCGACTTCGGCCAGCTCATTGCGCTCGGCGACCCGGCCCATGTGCAGAACGACCCGGCCGTGATCGAAGCGTACCTGGGCGAATGA